One Chryseobacterium sp. StRB126 genomic region harbors:
- the rpmJ gene encoding 50S ribosomal protein L36 produces MKVRASIKKRSADCKIVRRKGVLFVINKKNPKFKQRQG; encoded by the coding sequence ATGAAAGTAAGAGCATCAATTAAAAAAAGAAGCGCTGATTGCAAAATCGTACGCAGAAAAGGTGTACTGTTCGTAATCAACAAGAAGAACCCAAAATTTAAACAAAGACAAGGTTAA
- a CDS encoding alpha/beta hydrolase encodes MSIKNTILIISIITSISLVKAQEKWVFKSEFLSKSDTVLIFKPKTYMPKEKYPLVYLLHGYSENYRQWSQTTDLQKLSDRYKMIIVCPDGFVTWYINSPYDKGSQAEDFFFKELVPKLHTKFNIDDRNIFISGLSMGGYGAIRYFLLHQEYFNTAGSTSGAFSLDINILTKASLSFFQTTRIINDLSRSLGSSSKEWNQYSISSLLKAYNKGNPFLIDCGTDDILYSSTLEVKKLANSLKIPITFISQPGNHNTEYWKKSIEHHFIFFKEHLK; translated from the coding sequence ATGAGTATAAAGAATACAATACTGATAATCAGTATAATTACAAGCATTTCATTAGTAAAGGCCCAGGAAAAATGGGTTTTTAAATCTGAATTCCTTTCAAAATCCGATACGGTATTAATTTTTAAACCTAAAACCTATATGCCAAAGGAAAAATATCCTTTGGTGTATTTACTCCATGGATATAGTGAAAATTATCGACAATGGTCACAAACGACAGACCTTCAAAAGTTATCCGATCGATATAAAATGATTATTGTATGTCCTGATGGTTTTGTGACATGGTATATTAACAGTCCTTATGATAAAGGTTCACAAGCTGAAGATTTCTTTTTTAAAGAGCTTGTTCCCAAGCTGCATACCAAATTTAATATTGATGACAGAAATATCTTTATAAGCGGACTGAGTATGGGGGGCTATGGAGCCATACGCTATTTTCTGCTTCATCAGGAGTATTTTAATACTGCTGGCAGTACAAGTGGTGCATTTTCTTTAGATATAAATATTCTTACAAAGGCAAGTTTATCATTCTTTCAAACTACAAGAATAATTAACGATCTATCACGCTCATTAGGATCATCTTCAAAAGAATGGAATCAATATAGCATTTCAAGTCTTTTAAAAGCTTATAACAAAGGAAATCCTTTTCTAATAGATTGTGGGACTGATGATATACTTTATTCTTCTACACTCGAAGTTAAAAAACTGGCTAACAGTTTAAAAATCCCAATAACATTTATTTCTCAACCAGGAAATCATAATACAGAATATTGGAAGAAATCTATTGAACATCATTTTATTTTTTTCAAAGAACATTTAAAATAA
- a CDS encoding citrate synthase, translating into MSDNKVILNYDGNSYEYPIVDSTIGDRGIDISKLRDQTGLITLDLGYKNTGATISDITYLDGDKGELFYRGYPIEQIAEKSNFTEVMYLLLHGELPTQDQFTSFDNNIKKYNFIADEMKKIIDVFPRSAHPMGVLSSMTSALTAFNPKAVNVNSKEEMDHAAELMIAKFSHLCAWTYRKTQGLPLNHGDNNLNYVENFYKMAFRLPNADFEIDPVVVNALDKLLILHADHEQNCSTSTVRMVGSAHTGLFASISAGVSALWGPLHGGANQAVIEMLELIEKDGGDVSKYVAKAKDKTDNFRLMGFGHRVYKNFDPRAKIIKKAADDILKALGIQDKALDIAMQLERVALEDEYFVERKLYPNVDFYSGIIYRALGIPTEMFTVMFALGRLPGWISQWKEMRLKGDPIGRPRQVYQGAQERNYIDIASR; encoded by the coding sequence ATGTCAGACAACAAAGTAATATTGAATTACGACGGTAATTCATATGAATATCCAATCGTGGATAGTACTATCGGAGACAGAGGGATTGATATTTCAAAATTAAGAGACCAGACAGGTTTAATCACTCTGGATTTAGGTTACAAAAATACAGGAGCTACTATTAGCGACATCACTTACTTAGACGGAGATAAAGGAGAATTATTCTACAGAGGTTATCCAATTGAGCAAATTGCTGAGAAATCTAACTTCACAGAAGTAATGTATCTTTTATTACATGGAGAATTACCTACTCAGGATCAATTTACTTCTTTCGACAACAACATTAAAAAATATAACTTCATCGCAGACGAAATGAAAAAAATCATTGATGTTTTTCCTCGTTCTGCTCACCCTATGGGAGTTCTATCTTCTATGACGTCTGCTTTAACAGCTTTCAATCCAAAAGCGGTTAACGTAAACTCTAAAGAAGAAATGGATCACGCTGCAGAGCTTATGATCGCTAAGTTCTCTCACCTTTGTGCTTGGACTTACAGAAAAACTCAAGGTTTACCATTAAACCACGGTGATAACAACCTAAACTACGTAGAGAACTTCTACAAAATGGCATTCAGATTACCAAACGCAGATTTCGAAATCGATCCGGTAGTTGTAAATGCTTTAGATAAATTATTAATTCTTCACGCTGACCACGAGCAAAACTGTTCTACTTCTACAGTAAGAATGGTAGGTTCTGCTCACACAGGTCTTTTTGCTTCTATCTCTGCTGGGGTATCTGCACTTTGGGGACCACTTCACGGTGGAGCTAACCAGGCTGTAATCGAAATGCTTGAGCTTATCGAGAAAGATGGTGGTGATGTATCTAAATATGTTGCTAAAGCTAAAGATAAAACGGACAACTTCCGTCTAATGGGATTCGGACACAGAGTTTACAAAAACTTCGACCCAAGAGCGAAAATTATCAAGAAAGCTGCTGATGATATCCTTAAGGCATTAGGTATCCAGGATAAAGCTCTAGATATTGCAATGCAGTTAGAAAGAGTAGCTCTTGAAGACGAGTACTTCGTAGAAAGAAAACTATATCCAAACGTAGACTTCTATTCAGGTATTATCTACAGAGCACTAGGAATTCCTACAGAAATGTTCACCGTAATGTTTGCATTAGGAAGACTACCGGGGTGGATCTCTCAGTGGAAAGAAATGAGATTGAAAGGAGACCCAATCGGAAGACCAAGACAGGTTTACCAAGGTGCTCAGGAAAGAAACTACATCGACATCGCAAGCAGATAA
- a CDS encoding winged helix-turn-helix transcriptional regulator, producing the protein MRKENSTNAINEEFLFGICELNSAVSIISGRWKSQIIYSISEGNNRFHLLKKELTNISEQVLGRQLKELETHQLIIKKEIPGSIPAGIEYILTNKGKDVVPILRNLCEWGKTYAEGKEILITTFL; encoded by the coding sequence ATGAGAAAGGAAAATTCAACCAATGCCATAAATGAAGAGTTTTTGTTTGGGATATGCGAATTAAATTCTGCGGTGAGCATCATCAGCGGACGTTGGAAATCTCAGATTATCTATTCTATATCAGAAGGGAACAACCGGTTTCATTTATTGAAAAAAGAATTAACGAATATTTCAGAACAGGTACTGGGAAGACAGTTAAAAGAACTGGAAACTCATCAACTTATTATAAAGAAGGAAATCCCTGGCAGTATCCCAGCAGGAATTGAGTATATACTTACAAACAAAGGCAAAGATGTGGTTCCGATTCTAAGGAACTTATGTGAGTGGGGGAAAACATACGCTGAAGGAAAAGAGATATTAATTACTACTTTTTTATAG
- the rpsM gene encoding 30S ribosomal protein S13 has translation MARIAGIDLPKNKRGVIGLTYIYGVGRNTSSEILKAAGISEDKKVNEWNDDELAAIRTYISENVKVEGELRSEVQLNIKRLMDIGCQRGIRHRLGLPLRGQRTKNNSRTRKGKRKTVANKKKASK, from the coding sequence ATGGCGAGAATTGCAGGTATTGATTTACCAAAAAACAAAAGAGGAGTTATCGGTTTAACTTACATCTACGGAGTTGGAAGAAATACTTCTTCTGAAATCCTTAAAGCTGCCGGTATCAGCGAAGACAAAAAAGTCAACGAATGGAATGACGATGAATTGGCTGCCATCAGAACTTATATCTCAGAAAACGTAAAAGTAGAAGGAGAATTAAGATCTGAAGTGCAATTGAACATTAAGAGATTAATGGACATAGGATGCCAACGAGGAATACGTCACAGACTTGGATTACCTTTAAGAGGCCAGAGAACGAAAAACAACTCTAGAACCCGAAAAGGAAAGAGAAAAACTGTTGCTAACAAGAAAAAAGCTAGTAAATAA
- a CDS encoding DNA-directed RNA polymerase subunit alpha, translating to MAILQFIKPDKVILLNSDEFKGQFEFRPLEPGFGLTIGNALRRVLLSSLEGYAISSIKIEGVEHEFSTIPGVIEDVTEIILNLKQVRLKASAEGQANEQVVAKVSGQTVITAGDLGKSINGFEVLNPDLVICNLNTDVTFEITFNIEKGRGYVPSEQNKSNNAPVGTIAIDSIFTPIKKVQYSIENYRVEQKTDYEKLVLDIETDGSISPQNALTEASKILIYHFMLFSDERITLETEAVKASIQYDEETLHTRQLLKSKLADMDLSVRALNCLKAAEVETLGELVSYSKSDLMKFRNFGKKSLTELEELVHSKGLNFGFDVAKYKLDADK from the coding sequence ATGGCAATTTTACAATTCATAAAACCCGATAAAGTAATTTTACTTAACTCTGATGAATTTAAAGGTCAATTTGAATTCAGACCTTTAGAACCAGGTTTCGGGCTTACAATCGGTAATGCTTTGAGAAGAGTGTTGCTTTCTTCTCTGGAAGGATACGCTATTTCATCTATCAAAATAGAAGGTGTAGAGCACGAATTTTCAACTATTCCAGGAGTAATCGAAGACGTTACCGAAATTATTCTTAACCTAAAGCAGGTTAGATTAAAAGCTTCAGCAGAAGGCCAGGCTAACGAGCAGGTTGTTGCTAAAGTTTCAGGTCAAACGGTTATTACTGCTGGAGATTTAGGAAAATCGATCAACGGATTCGAGGTTTTAAACCCGGATTTAGTGATTTGTAACCTAAATACTGATGTAACTTTCGAAATTACTTTCAATATTGAAAAAGGTAGAGGATATGTTCCTTCAGAACAAAATAAGTCAAACAACGCACCTGTAGGTACTATTGCTATTGACTCTATTTTCACGCCAATCAAGAAAGTACAGTACAGTATTGAAAATTATCGTGTAGAGCAAAAAACAGACTACGAAAAACTTGTATTAGATATTGAAACTGATGGGTCTATTAGCCCTCAGAATGCTTTAACAGAAGCTTCTAAGATATTAATTTATCACTTCATGTTGTTCTCTGATGAGAGAATCACTTTGGAGACTGAAGCTGTAAAAGCATCTATCCAATATGATGAAGAAACTCTTCACACAAGACAATTACTTAAGTCTAAATTAGCAGATATGGATCTTTCTGTAAGAGCCCTTAACTGTCTGAAAGCGGCTGAAGTGGAAACTCTTGGAGAATTAGTTTCTTACAGTAAGTCTGATTTGATGAAATTCAGAAATTTTGGTAAAAAATCTTTGACAGAACTAGAAGAATTAGTGCATTCAAAAGGTCTTAACTTCGGTTTCGACGTTGCAAAATATAAGTTAGACGCTGATAAATAA
- a CDS encoding sensor histidine kinase, whose amino-acid sequence MNGLPEEIKNTYIIAMALMGFFIGFIIFLILLHNKKQTLFIREKQLKEAEYQNQLLQKELQQQRSIEKERERISHDMHDDLGAGISALKLQAEFLKYKIEDNDLQHDIDELLKTSDEMNISMREMLWSLNSGNDTLGSFVDYAILYTGNFLKKTKITLHSECEDIISDTPISTELRRNLFLCLKEAVNNVYKHSQATALKLSFSQHKHKFLITIEDNGIGIPDNQSEGNGLRNMKRRMKEAEGECKILLKSSGTCLTFEIIL is encoded by the coding sequence ATGAACGGTCTGCCTGAAGAGATTAAAAATACATACATTATTGCTATGGCTTTAATGGGATTTTTTATTGGATTTATTATTTTTTTGATTCTACTTCATAATAAAAAACAAACACTTTTTATTAGAGAGAAGCAGCTCAAAGAAGCAGAATATCAAAACCAGCTTCTCCAAAAAGAACTCCAACAACAAAGATCTATTGAAAAAGAGCGAGAGCGCATTTCCCATGATATGCATGATGATCTCGGAGCAGGAATTTCAGCATTAAAACTCCAGGCAGAATTTTTAAAATATAAAATTGAGGACAATGACCTTCAACATGACATTGACGAATTGTTGAAAACCTCAGATGAAATGAACATCTCCATGCGGGAAATGCTTTGGAGCCTGAACTCAGGAAATGATACGCTAGGAAGCTTTGTTGATTATGCCATCCTTTATACCGGAAATTTTTTAAAGAAAACAAAAATTACCCTTCATTCAGAATGCGAAGATATTATTTCTGATACTCCCATTTCTACAGAACTGAGGCGCAACCTGTTTTTATGCTTGAAAGAGGCGGTTAATAATGTGTATAAGCACAGCCAGGCAACTGCTTTAAAACTTTCCTTTTCGCAGCATAAACATAAATTCTTAATAACTATCGAAGATAACGGAATAGGTATTCCTGATAATCAATCAGAAGGAAATGGACTCCGTAATATGAAACGAAGGATGAAAGAGGCAGAAGGAGAGTGTAAAATCTTACTCAAAAGCTCAGGAACTTGTCTGACTTTTGAAATAATACTCTAG
- the rplQ gene encoding 50S ribosomal protein L17 — protein MRHGKKFNHLGRTASHRSALLSNMACSLIEHKRINTTVAKAKALRVYVEPLLTKAKEDTTHNRRVVFSYLQNKFAVAELFRTVAPKIAERNGGYTRIIKTGFRPGDAADMALIELVDFNELYNPNAEEKKTTRRSRRSTAAPKKAEVADAPAVEEAKADTTEEKTEE, from the coding sequence ATGAGACACGGTAAAAAATTCAATCACTTAGGAAGAACAGCTTCTCACAGAAGTGCTTTACTTTCTAATATGGCTTGTTCTCTAATTGAGCATAAAAGAATCAACACTACTGTAGCTAAAGCTAAAGCTTTAAGAGTATATGTTGAGCCTCTATTAACAAAAGCAAAAGAAGATACTACACATAACAGAAGAGTAGTATTCTCTTACCTTCAAAATAAATTTGCGGTTGCTGAATTATTCAGAACTGTAGCTCCTAAAATCGCTGAAAGAAACGGTGGTTATACAAGAATCATTAAGACAGGTTTCAGACCAGGTGATGCTGCTGATATGGCTCTTATCGAATTAGTAGATTTCAACGAGCTTTACAACCCTAATGCTGAAGAGAAAAAGACTACAAGAAGAAGCAGAAGATCAACTGCTGCTCCTAAGAAAGCAGAAGTAGCTGATGCTCCTGCAGTAGAAGAAGCTAAAGCTGACACTACTGAAGAGAAAACTGAAGAATAA
- a CDS encoding response regulator transcription factor, producing MSISIAIVEDEKNYNNALKKVINYQQDMRVVAQFFDGNDALKNLPNISPNVVMMDIQLQDMLGIEIIEKLKKEMPETQFIMCTSFEDDEKIFNSLKAGAMGYLVKGESMDKILSSIRDVYNGGAPMSFSIARKVLQHFEKKLPEIKGLDELTEREKEILELLSQGLLYKEIADKSCISIDTVKKHVGNIYRKLHVSNKVEAINKFNHFKN from the coding sequence ATGAGCATTTCCATTGCCATAGTAGAAGACGAAAAGAACTACAACAATGCGTTGAAGAAGGTGATCAATTATCAGCAGGATATGAGAGTCGTTGCACAGTTCTTTGATGGTAACGATGCTTTAAAGAACCTTCCGAATATTTCTCCCAATGTTGTTATGATGGATATCCAGCTACAGGATATGCTGGGCATTGAAATCATTGAAAAGCTTAAAAAAGAAATGCCCGAAACCCAGTTCATCATGTGTACCAGTTTTGAAGATGATGAGAAGATCTTTAATTCTTTAAAAGCCGGTGCAATGGGATATCTTGTTAAGGGAGAAAGTATGGATAAAATTCTCTCGTCAATCAGAGATGTTTATAATGGAGGTGCTCCCATGAGTTTTTCTATTGCCCGAAAAGTGTTGCAGCATTTTGAAAAAAAACTTCCCGAGATTAAAGGTTTGGATGAACTTACAGAACGGGAAAAAGAAATTCTTGAGCTTCTTTCACAGGGACTTCTATACAAAGAAATTGCGGATAAAAGCTGCATCAGTATAGATACAGTGAAAAAACATGTCGGAAATATCTATAGAAAACTTCACGTCAGTAATAAAGTGGAGGCTATTAATAAATTTAACCATTTTAAAAACTAA
- a CDS encoding YEATS-associated helix-containing protein, which yields MYLIDILKIMLVTGLLGGIVNYCSDANIVTETQVKKRPVLECLLLGIAATLIVPLFLKIADSKLIENIQIPAENLIKKTKADIHSYNVYNRIDSTGKTIKIDTIKNNNPTINQKEPIKQSEKLYAESAARDYLLWIAYCMLAAAAGMRFIDLLINKFLTQEYINKVEEAKNVAVHEKENLEGEIAKKDEKKIQHIIANERLEFETLPDEANIDGKIIPDMILPKLPPITNPDDPQKGRFGGRDHMNGRTLSVSYRDSNIPGFLDLIIRVTADHEENKLKGYLYLFLHDSFPKSLIKIEAEGKTEVSYDVVSYGAFTVGAIVDNGATYLECDIAELKHFPNDFRNR from the coding sequence ATGTATTTAATCGATATTTTAAAGATCATGCTTGTTACCGGGCTTCTGGGAGGAATCGTTAATTACTGCTCGGATGCCAATATAGTAACCGAAACCCAAGTGAAAAAAAGGCCTGTTCTGGAATGTTTACTATTGGGTATTGCAGCAACTCTTATCGTTCCTTTATTTTTAAAAATTGCAGATAGTAAACTCATTGAAAATATCCAGATTCCAGCTGAAAATTTGATTAAAAAAACTAAGGCAGACATTCACTCGTACAATGTGTATAATAGAATAGACAGTACTGGAAAGACAATAAAAATTGATACCATAAAAAATAACAATCCGACTATTAATCAAAAGGAACCTATAAAACAAAGTGAGAAACTGTATGCAGAATCTGCAGCAAGAGATTATCTTTTATGGATCGCTTATTGTATGCTTGCTGCAGCGGCAGGAATGAGATTTATAGATCTGTTAATTAATAAATTTCTGACGCAGGAATATATTAATAAAGTGGAAGAAGCTAAAAATGTTGCTGTGCATGAGAAAGAGAATCTGGAAGGTGAAATCGCAAAAAAAGATGAAAAGAAAATTCAACACATTATAGCAAATGAAAGATTAGAATTTGAAACGCTGCCAGATGAGGCCAACATTGATGGAAAAATAATTCCGGATATGATTTTACCCAAGCTTCCCCCTATAACAAATCCCGATGATCCTCAAAAAGGAAGGTTTGGAGGAAGAGATCACATGAATGGACGTACGCTTTCTGTTAGTTACCGAGACTCAAATATCCCAGGCTTTCTTGATTTGATTATTCGGGTTACAGCAGATCACGAGGAAAATAAACTGAAAGGATACCTGTATTTGTTTCTACATGACTCATTTCCTAAATCTTTAATAAAAATTGAAGCAGAAGGTAAAACGGAAGTTTCTTATGATGTAGTTTCGTATGGCGCCTTTACAGTAGGAGCAATTGTTGATAATGGAGCTACCTATTTAGAATGTGATATCGCAGAATTAAAACATTTCCCGAACGATTTTAGAAACAGATAG
- the rpsK gene encoding 30S ribosomal protein S11, which translates to MAKQTKVVKKRKVKVEAIGEAHIQASFNNIIISLTNKNGEVISWASAGKMGFRGSKKNTPFAAQMAAENCSAVAHEAGLRRVKVFVKGPGAGRESAIRSIHNSGIEVSEIVDVTPMPHNGCRPPKRRRV; encoded by the coding sequence ATGGCAAAACAAACTAAAGTAGTTAAGAAGAGAAAAGTAAAAGTTGAAGCTATTGGTGAAGCGCATATTCAAGCTTCTTTCAATAACATCATCATTTCTTTAACAAATAAAAACGGAGAGGTTATCTCTTGGGCTTCTGCCGGTAAAATGGGATTCAGAGGTTCTAAAAAGAATACTCCATTTGCTGCTCAGATGGCAGCTGAAAATTGCTCTGCTGTAGCTCACGAAGCTGGTTTAAGAAGAGTAAAGGTGTTTGTGAAAGGTCCAGGTGCAGGTAGAGAATCTGCTATCAGATCTATCCACAATTCAGGAATTGAAGTTAGCGAAATCGTTGATGTGACTCCAATGCCACACAACGGATGTAGACCACCAAAAAGAAGAAGAGTTTAA
- the infA gene encoding translation initiation factor IF-1, translating into MAKQKHIEQDGVITEALSNAQFRVELENGHILIAHISGKMRMHYIKLLPGDKVKLEMSPYDLTKGRITFRY; encoded by the coding sequence ATGGCAAAACAAAAACATATTGAACAAGACGGCGTTATAACGGAAGCACTTTCGAACGCTCAGTTCCGTGTAGAACTAGAGAATGGGCATATACTTATCGCTCATATTTCTGGTAAAATGCGAATGCACTATATTAAACTTTTACCTGGTGATAAGGTGAAACTAGAAATGTCTCCCTATGATTTAACAAAAGGGAGGATCACATTTAGATATTAA
- the rpsD gene encoding 30S ribosomal protein S4, which produces MARYIGPKTKIARKFGAAIYGDDKNFEKRKNQPPGQHGPNKRRGAKKSEYAVQLAEKQKAKYTYGILERQFANLFEKAHRSKGVTGEVLLQLCESRLDNVVYRLGFAKTRSGARQLVSHRHITVNGEILNIPSYLVKAGDVIAVREKSKSLEVVTNALASKSNYEWLQFNDEKKEGTFISAPERIQIPEDIKENLIVELYSK; this is translated from the coding sequence ATGGCAAGATATATTGGACCTAAAACTAAGATTGCTAGAAAGTTTGGTGCTGCAATCTACGGAGATGACAAAAACTTCGAAAAGAGAAAAAACCAACCGCCAGGACAACACGGTCCTAACAAAAGAAGAGGTGCTAAAAAATCAGAATACGCAGTTCAGTTAGCTGAAAAACAAAAAGCTAAATATACTTACGGTATTTTAGAAAGACAGTTTGCTAACTTATTTGAAAAAGCACACAGAAGCAAAGGAGTAACAGGGGAAGTTCTATTACAACTTTGTGAATCAAGATTGGATAACGTTGTATACAGATTAGGTTTTGCTAAAACTAGATCTGGTGCAAGACAATTAGTTTCTCACAGACACATCACTGTGAACGGAGAGATTCTTAATATCCCTTCTTACTTGGTAAAAGCTGGTGATGTAATCGCTGTAAGAGAAAAGTCTAAGTCTCTTGAAGTTGTTACCAATGCATTGGCTTCTAAGTCAAACTATGAGTGGTTACAATTCAACGATGAGAAGAAAGAAGGTACCTTCATTTCTGCTCCTGAAAGAATCCAAATTCCGGAGGACATTAAGGAGAACCTTATCGTCGAACTTTACTCTAAATAA
- the eno gene encoding phosphopyruvate hydratase → MSAISYIEARQILDSRGNPTIEVDVFTENGAMGRAAVPSGASTGEHEAVELRDGGSEYQGKGVLKAVENVKEVIAENLVGQPVFEQNYIDQIMIELDGTPNKGNLGANAILGVSLAVARAAAAELGMPLYKYVGGVNANTLPVPMMNVINGGSHSDAPIAFQEFMIMPVKADSFSHALRKGTEIFHNLKSILKGRGLSTAVGDEGGFAPTFNGTEDALDTLLQAIEKAGYKPGDDIMLALDCAASEFYKDGTYDYRKFEGDKGAHRSREEQVSYLAELAAKYPIISIEDGMQEDDWEGWKMLTDKIGDRVQLVGDDLFVTNVDRLSRGVKEGIANSILVKVNQIGSLSETMAAVQMAQNNKFTSVMSHRSGETEDSTIADLAVAMNCGQIKTGSASRSDRMAKYNQLLRIEEALGETAIFPGLEAFKIKR, encoded by the coding sequence ATGAGTGCAATTTCTTACATAGAAGCAAGACAAATTTTAGATTCCAGAGGTAATCCTACCATTGAAGTGGATGTATTTACAGAAAACGGTGCGATGGGTCGTGCAGCTGTTCCTTCGGGAGCATCTACAGGAGAACATGAAGCTGTAGAATTACGTGACGGAGGTTCAGAATACCAGGGAAAGGGAGTTTTGAAAGCTGTTGAAAATGTAAAAGAAGTAATTGCAGAGAATTTAGTTGGGCAGCCGGTTTTTGAACAAAACTATATCGATCAGATTATGATTGAGCTTGACGGTACACCTAATAAAGGAAATTTAGGAGCTAATGCAATTCTTGGTGTTTCTTTAGCAGTAGCAAGAGCTGCCGCTGCAGAACTGGGAATGCCACTTTATAAATATGTAGGTGGTGTAAATGCAAACACCCTTCCTGTTCCAATGATGAACGTAATCAACGGTGGTTCTCACTCTGATGCCCCTATCGCATTCCAGGAATTTATGATTATGCCGGTAAAAGCTGATTCTTTCTCTCACGCATTGAGAAAAGGAACAGAAATTTTCCACAACCTTAAATCAATCCTTAAAGGAAGAGGTCTTTCTACAGCAGTAGGAGACGAAGGAGGTTTTGCTCCAACTTTCAACGGAACCGAAGATGCTTTGGACACTTTACTTCAAGCAATTGAAAAAGCAGGATATAAGCCTGGTGACGACATTATGTTGGCATTAGATTGTGCTGCTTCGGAATTCTACAAAGACGGAACTTACGATTACAGAAAGTTCGAAGGAGATAAAGGAGCTCACAGATCAAGAGAAGAACAGGTTTCTTATCTTGCTGAATTAGCAGCTAAATATCCTATCATCTCTATCGAAGACGGTATGCAGGAAGATGACTGGGAAGGATGGAAAATGTTAACTGATAAAATCGGTGACAGAGTACAGTTAGTAGGGGATGACTTATTTGTAACTAACGTAGACAGATTATCAAGAGGAGTAAAAGAAGGAATTGCTAACTCAATCCTTGTAAAAGTTAACCAGATTGGTTCTCTTTCTGAAACAATGGCAGCAGTACAGATGGCTCAGAACAATAAGTTCACTTCAGTAATGTCTCACAGATCAGGAGAAACTGAAGATTCTACTATCGCTGATTTAGCAGTAGCAATGAACTGTGGTCAAATTAAAACAGGTTCAGCTTCAAGATCAGACAGAATGGCAAAATACAACCAGTTGTTGAGAATCGAAGAAGCTCTTGGTGAAACTGCAATTTTCCCAGGTTTAGAAGCATTCAAAATTAAAAGATAA